In Corylus avellana chromosome ca2, CavTom2PMs-1.0, the following proteins share a genomic window:
- the LOC132171987 gene encoding uncharacterized protein LOC132171987 → MAWMLSLKALRISACVVFMGLALKLGPPLVMELTTSHAPLMWASLLSWLKPPYLYVIINCIIISIVASSRFHHQSSERDHPDDPMSSRSDALAEISPEFGVLNSTVAYERREETVDSVSEVAEAVVVNGSAEEEDEEEEFVPSQPKRMDSSEDLFTPEKPLVSARFGHRKPVKASTEGGRALRVAKPKRHETLENTWKAITEGRAMPLSRHVRNTWENHGRGIIVESLVKKSETFKDRTNEISSSSSGAGAGAGATTTRLRKEPSLSQDELNRRVEAFINKFNEEMRLQRQESLNQYKEMINRESH, encoded by the exons ATGGCGTGGATGCTGTCACTGAAAGCTCTGCGTATCTCCGCCTGCGTGGTGTTTATGGGTTTGGCTTTGAAGCTCGGCCCGCCGCTGGTTATGGAGCTCACGACCTCTCACGCGCCTCTCATGTGGGCGTCGCTCCTCTCCTGGCTCAAGCCGCCCTACCTCTACGTTATCATCAACTGCATCATCATCTCCATCGTTGCCTCTTCGCGGTTCCACCACCAGAGCTCCGAGCGAGACCACCCAGATGACCCGATGTCGTCGCGCTCGGACGCTCTGGCCGAGATCTCTCCGGAGTTCGGCGTTTTGAACTCGACGGTGGCGTACGAACGGAGAGAAGAGACCGTGGACTCGGTTTCGGAGGTGGCTGAGGCTGTGGTGGTGAATGGATCCGCAgaggaggaggatgaggaggaggagtTCGTGCCCTCCCAGCCGAAGAGGATGGACTCGTCGGAGGATCTCTTTACGCCGGAGAAACCTCTGGTTTCTGCGAGGTTCGGTCATCGGAAACCGGTGAAAGCCAGTACCGAAG GTGGGAGAGCGTTGAGGGTGGCAAAGCCAAAGCGGCACGAGACACTGGAGAACACGTGGAAGGCGATAACGGAAGGGCGAGCGATGCCACTGAGCAGGCACGTGAGGAACACGTGGGAGAATCACGGCCGTGGAATCATCGTGGAGTCGCTGGTGAAGAAATCGGAGACATTCAAGGACCGCACCAATGAGATAAGCTCGTCGTCTTCTGGGGCTGGGGCTGGGGCCGGGGCCACGACCACGAGGCTTCGCAAAGAGCCGTCGCTGAGTCAGGACGAGTTGAACCGGCGAGTGGAGGCATTTATTAATAAGTTCAACGAGGAAATGAGGTTGCAGAGGCAAGAGTCGTTGAATCAGTACAAGGAGATGATCAACCGTGAAAGCCATTAA
- the LOC132170569 gene encoding uncharacterized protein LOC132170569, giving the protein MSIEKDLYPSQDDLLYEEEVLRNPFNLKLWWRYLIARSDAPFRKRFILYERALKALPGSYKLWHAYLRERLDLVRNLPITHSQYEALDNTFERALVTMHKMPRIWIMYLQTLTHQKLVTRTRRTFDRALCALPVTQHDRIWEPYLLFVSQKGVPIETSLRVYRRYLKYDPTHIEDFIEFLVNSSLWQEASERLASVLNDDDFFSIKGKTKHRLWLELCDLLTRHATEVSGLNVDAIIRGGIRKFTDEVGRLWTSLAEYYIRRNLHDKARDIFEEGIMTVVTVRDFSVIFDSYSQFEESMLAHKMENVSSSDEEDEGEEENGVEDDEDVRLDINLSVAKLQKKMLNGFWLHDDKDIDLRIARLEYLINRRPELANSVLLRQNPHNVEQWHRRVKLFEGNPTKQILTYTEAVRTIDPMKAVGKPHTLWINFSKLYESHKDIANARVIFDKAVQVNYKTVDHLATLYCEWAEMELRHKNFKGALDLMRRATAEPSVEVKRRVAADGNEPVQMKLYRSLRLWTFYVDLEESLGNLESTRAVYERILDLRIATPQIILNYAFLLEEHRYFEDAFKVYERGVKIFKYPHVKDVWVTYLSKFVKRYGKSKLERARELFEHAVEMAPADAVKPLYLQYAKLEEDYGLAKRAMMVYAKATKAVPNNEKLSMYEIYIARAAEIFGVPKTREIYEQAIESGLPDKDVKTMCLKYAELEKSLGEIDRARGVYVFASQFADPRSDGDFWNKWHEFEVQHGNEDTFREMLRIKRSVSASYSQTHFILPEYLMQKDQRLDLDDARDKLKQAGVAEDEMAALERQLAPTTTPAKDGSRKVGFVSAGIESQTDGGIKATANHEEIELPEESDSDEDVKVEIAQKDVPDAVFGGLVRKRDDEAEKDGEEHNAAATKDRDDDSRLGALERIKRQKRGA; this is encoded by the exons ATGTCCATCGAGAAGGACCTGTACCCTTCGCAGGACGACCTCCTCTACGAAGAGGAGGTCCTCCGCAACCCGTTTAACCTCAAGCTCTGGTGGCGCTACCTAATTGCACGCTCCGACGCCCCATTCCGGAAGCGATTTATCCTTTACGAGCGAGCCCTCAAGGCCCTCCCTGGAAGCTACAAGCTATGGCACGCCTATCTCCGCGAGCGCCTCGACCTCGTGCGCAACCTCCCCATCACCCACTCCCAGTACGAAGCCCTAGACAACACCTTCGAGAGAGCCCTAGTCACCATGCACAAGATGCCCCGCATTTGGATCATGTACCTCCAAACCCTAACCCACCAAAAGCTTGTCACCCGGACTCGCCGCACCTTCGACCGGGCCCTCTGCGCGTTACCGGTGACCCAGCACGATCGGATTTGGGAACCCTACCTCCTGTTCGTCAGCCAAAAGGGTGTCCCGATCGAGACCTCGCTTAGGGTTTATCGCAGGTACTTGAAATACGATCCTACTCATATAGAAGATTTCATTGAATTTTTGGTTAATTCGAGTCTTTGGCAAGAGGCTTCGGAGCGATTAGCTTCAGTTTTGaatgatgatgattttttttcGATAAAGGGGAAGACTAAGCATAGGTTGTGGTTAGAGTTGTGTGATTTGCTCACTAGGCATGCCACTGAGGTCTCTGGTTTGAATGTGGATGCGATAATTAGAGGTGGGATTAGGAAGTTCACCGACGAGGTTGGGCGGTTGTGGACCTCCCTCGCCGAGTATTATATTAGGAGGAATTTGCACGACAAGGCTAGGGATATATTCGAGGAGGGTATCATGACTGTGGTCACTGTGAGGGACTTTAGTGTGATTTTTGATTCATATTCGCAGTTTGAGGAGAGCATGCTTGCTCATAAGATGGAGAACGTGAGCTCGAGTGACGAGGAGGATGAAGGAGAGGAAGAAAACGGtgttgaagatgatgaagatgttCGGTTGGATATCAATTTATCAGTGGCCAAGCTTCAGAAGAAGATGCTTAACGGATTTTGGTTACACGACGATAAGGATATAGATTTGAGGATTGCTCGATTAGAGtatctcattaatagaagaCCCGAATTGGCTAACAGTGTTCTGTTACGACAAAATCCTCATAATGTGGAGCAGTGGCATAGAAGGGTGAAGTTGTTTGAGGGTAATCCCACGAAGCAGATCTTGACTTACACTGAGGCGGTGAGGACGATTGATCCTATGAAAGCTGTGGGGAAGCCTCACACATTGTGGATTAATTTTTCCAAGCTGTATGAGAGCCACAAGGATATTGCCAATGCCAGAGTTATATTTGATAAGGCTGTGCAAGTAAACTACAAGACTGTTGATCATCTGGCTACATTGTATTGTGAGTGGGCCGAAATGGAACTGAGGCATAAAAATTTCAAAGGAGCACTGGATTTGATGAGGCGTGCCACGGCAGAGCCATCCGTGGAGGTGAAACGAAGAG TGGCTGCCGATGGGAATGAACCAGTTCAGATGAAGCTCTATAGGTCCTTGAGACTTTGGACCTTCTATGTTGATTTAGAAGAGAGCCTGGGTAACTTGGAATCCACTCGAGCAGTGTATGAGCGGATATTGGATCTAAGAATAGCTACACCCCAAATTATTCTCAATTATGCATTTCTGCTGGAA GAACATAGATACTTCGAAGATGCATTCAAAGTATACGAAAGAGGTGTCAAGATTTTTAAGTATCCACATGTTAAAGATGTATGGGTTACATACCTCTCAAAATTTGTAAAGAGATATGGAAAATCAAAACTAGAGCGGGCAAGAGAGCTGTTTGAGCATGCTGTTGAAATG GCCCCTGCTGATGCAGTAAAACCTTTGTATCTTCAATATGCAAAGCTGGAGGAGGATTATGGTCTGGCAAAGCGAGCTATGATGGTCTATGCTAAAGCAACTAAGGCTGTTCCAAACAACGAGAAGTTGAGCATGTATGAAATTTACATTGCTCGAGCAGCAGAGATTTTTGGTGTCCCGAAAACAAGGGAAATATATGAGCAAGCGATAGAGTCTGGTCTTCCAGACAAAGATGTGAAGACCATGTGCTTGAAATATGCCGAGCTTGAGAAGAGCTTGGGAGAAATTGATCGTGCTCGTGGAGTATATGTATTTGCATCTCAATTTGCAGATCCACGATCTGATGGGGACTTCTGGAATAAATGGCACGAGTTTGAGGTGCAGCATGGAAATGAAGATACCTTCCGAGAAATGCTTCGTATTAAAAGAAGTGTTTCTGCAAGCTATAGTCAG ACACACTTTATCCTGCCTGAGTATCTGATGCAAAAGGATCAGAGATTGGACCTTGATGATGCAAGAGACAAATTGAAGCAAGCTGGGGTCGCAGAAGATGAAATGGCTGCTCTCGAAAGACAGTTAGCTCCCACAACCACCCCTGCTAAAGATGGTAGCAGAAAAGTAGGCTTTGTGAGTGCTGGTATTGAATCACAGACTGATGGAGGTATAAAAGCTACTGCAAATCATGAAGAGATTGAGCTACCAGAAGAAAGCGATTCGGACGAAGACGTGAAAGTTGAAATCGCACAAAAAGATGTTCCAGATGCGGTTTTCGGAGGCTTGGTTCGTAAGAGAGATGATGAAGCTGAAAAAGATGGGGAAGAGCACAATGCAGCAGCTACTAAAGATAGGGATGATGACAGCCGCCTAGGCGCCCTGGAGAGAATAAAGAGGCAAAAGAGAGGAGCTTGA
- the LOC132170883 gene encoding vacuolar protein sorting-associated protein 28 homolog 1 has translation MEVKLWNDKREREMYENFAELYAIIKATEKLEKAYIRDIISPSEYEIECQKLIVHFKTLASSLKDTVPSIERFADTYKMDCPAAINRLVISGVPATVEHRAAAAASTTTSAAIVAECVQNFITAMDSLKLNMVAVDQVHPLLSDLSSSLSKLTILPPDFEGKIKMKEWIARLSKMGAADELTEQQARQLHFDLESSYNSFMAALPNAGT, from the coding sequence ATGGAGGTTAAGCTATGGAACGACAAGCGCGAGAGGGAAATGTATGAGAACTTTGCTGAGCTTTATGCTATAATCAAGGCTACTGAGAAGCTTGAAAAGGCCTATATTCGTGATATAATATCCCCATCTGAATATGAGATTGAATGCCAAAAACTCATTGTCCATTTTAAGACCTTAGCTTCCTCACTCAAAGATACGGTCCCGAGCATTGAGAGGTTTGCAGATACCTACAAAATGGATTGCCCGGCGGCTATAAACCGCCTGGTGATCTCCGGGGTGCCTGCCACAGTGGAGCACCGTGCAGCTGCAGCTGCCTCAACAACCACTTCGGCTGCCATTGTGGCAGAGTGCGTTCAGAATTTCATTACTGCAATGGACTCATTGAAACTGAACATGGTGGCAGTTGATCAGGTGCACCCGCTGCTCTCGGACCTCTCGTCTTCACTTAGTAAGTTGACTATTTTGCCACCGGATTTCGAAGGGAAGATAAAGATGAAGGAGTGGATTGCGAGGTTGTCAAAGATGGGGGCAGCAGACGAGTTGACGGAGCAGCAGGCTCGCCAGCTCCATTTTGATCTGGAGTCTTCATACAATTCATTCATGGCGGCTTTGCCTAATGCTGGTACGTGA
- the LOC132169905 gene encoding syntaxin-124-like, translating to MNDLFSSSFKKYTDLKQQAYLDDMEAGKDAGVNLDRFFEDVENVKEDMRQVERLYRKLQEANEESKIVHHAKTMKQLRARMDTDVEQVLKRVKVIKGKLEGLERSNVSHRNLPGCGPGSSADRTRTSVVGGLGKKLKDMMDDFQGLRARMTAEYKETVERRYFTITGEKANEETIENLISTGESESFLQKAIQEQGRGQILDTISEIQERHDAVKEIEKNLIELHQVFLDMAALVESQGHQLNDIESHVAHASSFVRRGTDQLQEATGYQKSSRKWTCIAVSVGGVFIVVLLFPLLKNIFPQLFML from the coding sequence ATGAATGACTTGTTCTCCAGCTCGTTTAAGAAATACACAGACCTGAAGCAGCAGGCTTACCTGGACGACATGGAAGCCGGCAAGGATGCTGGTGTCAACCTCGATAGATTCTTTGAAGATGTCGAGAATGTCAAGGAAGACATGAGGCAAGTTGAGAGGCTGTATAGGAAGCTGCAAGAAGCAAATGAAGAGAGCAAAATCGTCCACCATGCTAAAACCATGAAACAGCTTCGAGCCCGGATGGACACAGATGTTGAGCAGGTCCTCAAACGTGTCAAAGTCATCAAGGGGAAGCTCGAAGGCTTAGAACGTTCCAACGTGTCGCACCGGAACCTTCCCGGCTGTGGTCCGGGGTCTTCCGCCGATCGAACCAGGACGTCGGTGGTGGGCGGGTTGGGGAAAAAGCTGAAGGACATGATGGATGACTTTCAGGGGCTAAGAGCCAGAATGACAGCAGAGTATAAGGAAACAGTTGAACGCAGGTACTTCACAATTACAGGAGAGAAGGCAAACGAAGAAACCATTGAGAATCTGATATCTACAGGGGAAAGCGAAAGTTTTCTGCAGAAGGCAATTCAGGAACAGGGGAGAGGGCAAATATTGGACACCATATCAGAGATTCAAGAAAGACATGACGCTGTGAAGGAGATTGAGAAGAATTTGATTGAGCTCCATCAAGTGTTCTTGGACATGGCTGCTCTGGTGGAGTCTCAGGGTCACCAGCTCAATGACATTGAGAGCCACGTGGCGCATGCTAGCTCGTTTGTTAGACGAGGTACCGATCAGCTTCAGGAGGCTACCGGGTACCAGAAGAGCTCCAGGAAATGGACATGCATTGCCGTTTCTGTTGGTGGAGTTTTCATCGTCGTCCTTCTATTTCcactcttaaaaaatatttttcctcaaTTGTTTATGTtatag